From the genome of Vulpes vulpes isolate BD-2025 unplaced genomic scaffold, VulVul3 u000000671, whole genome shotgun sequence, one region includes:
- the LRRC14 gene encoding leucine-rich repeat-containing protein 14 isoform X1: MAKCPSPWALPAAPALPLPPLLRAFPCLGPPESRGHRGERGCSDRWPGPWWLGFASCESAGIPVLGSTAGRRWLPAWPSAMHTLVFLSTRQVLQCQPAACQALPLLPRELFPLLFKVAFMDKKTVVLRELVHTWPFPLLSFQQLLQECAHCSRALLQERPSTESMQAVILGLTARLHTPETEAGTQPLCRKHALRVLDMTGLLDDGVEQDPGTMSMWDCTAAVARTCIAQQQGGTTEPGLAPVPVEVRVDLRVNRASYAFLREALRSSVGSPLRLCCRDLRAEDLPMRNTVALLQLLDAGCLRRVDLRFNNLGLRGLSVIIPHVARFQHLASLRLHYVHGDSRQPSVDGEDNFRYFLAQMGRFTCLRELSMGSSLLSGRLDQLLSTLQSPLESLELAFCALLPEDLRFLAQSPHAVRLKKLDLSGNDLSGSQLEPFQGLLQAAAATLLHLELTECQLADTQLLATLPVLTRCTSLRYLGLYGNPLSMAGLKELLRDSVVQAELRTVVHPFPVDCYEGLPWPPPASVLLEASINEEKFARVEAELHQLLLASGRAHVLWTTDIYGRLAADYFSL; the protein is encoded by the exons ATGGCCAAGTGCCCGTCACCGTGGGCGCTTCCCGCGGCCCCTGCTCTGCcgctgcctcccctcctccgAGCCTttccctgcctggggcctccgGAATCACGTGGTCATCGAGGGGAAAGGGGGTGTTCAGACAGGTGGCCAGGACCTTGGTGGCTGGGGTTTGCTTCCTGTGAATCTGCGGGGATCCCGGTGCTTGGCAGTACTGCCGGCCGCAG GTGGCTTCCTGCCTGGCCCAGCGCCATGCACACGCTTGTGTTCCTGAGCACGCGGCAGGTGCTCCAGTGCCAGCCAGCGGCctgccaggccctgcccctgctgcctcGAGAGCTCTTCCCCCTGCTGTTCAAGGTGGCCTTCATGGACAAGAAGACTGTTGTGCTTCGCGAGCTGGTGCACACATGGCCCTTCCCGCTGCTCAGCTTCCAGCAGCTGTTGCAGGAATGTGCCCACTGCAGTCGGGCCTTGCTGCAGGAGCGCCCCAGCACAGAGAGCAtgcaggctgtgatcctggggctGACAGCCCGGCTCCACACCCCGGAGACCGAGGCTGGCACACAGCCTCTCTGCAG GAAGCATGCCCTGCGGGTGCTGGACATGACAGGCCTTCTGGACGACGGCGTGGAGCAGGACCCCGGCACCATGAGCATGTGGGACTGCACGGCGGCAGTGGCCCGCACCTGTATAGCACAGCAGCAAGGCGGGACTACGGAGCCTGGGCTGGCCCCTGTTCCTGTGGAGGTTCGTGTGGACCTGCGGGTGAACCGAGCCTCTTACGCATTCTTGCGGGAAGCACTCCGCAGCAGCGTAGGCAGTCCCCTGCGGCTCTGCTGCCGGGATCTGCGGGCCGAGGACCTGCCCATGCGCAACACTGTGGCTTTGCTGCAGCTGCTGGACGCAGGCTGCTTGCGCCGTGTGGACCTGCGCTTTAACAACTTGGGTCTACGTGGCTTGTCTGTTATCATCCCACATGTGGCCCGCTTCCAGCACCTGGCCAGCCTGCGGCTGCACTATGTGCACGGGGACTCCAGGCAGCCCTCTGTGGATGGTGAGGACAACTTCCGTTACTTCCTGGCCCAGATGGGCCGCTTCACTTGTCTGCGGGAGCTCAGCATGGGCTCCTCTCTCCTCTCGGGTCGGTTGGACCAGCTGCTCAG TACCCTGCAGAGCCCCCTGGAGAGCCTGGAGCTGGCCttctgtgccctgctgcctgaGGATCTGCGCTTTCTGGCCCAGAGCCCCCACGCTGTCCGTCTCAAGAAGTTGGACCTCAGTGGCAATGACCTGTCTGGCAGCCAACTAGAGCCCTTCCAGGGTCTACTGCAGGCGGCAGCAGCCACACTGTTGCACCTCGAGCTAACTGAGTGCCAGCTCGCGGATACCCAGCTGCTGGCCACACTCCCCGTGCTGACGCGCTGCACCAGCCTCCGCTACCTCGGCCTCTATGGCAACCCGCTGTCCATGGCGGGCCTCAAGGAGCTCCTACGAGATTCAGTGGTGCAGGCTGAGCTACGCACGGTGGTGCACCCCTTCCCCGTGGACTGTTATGAGGGCCTGCCCTGGCCACCGCCTGCTTCTGTTCTGCTGGAGGCTTCCATCAATGAGGAGAAGTTTGCTCGTGTGGAGGCCGAGTTGCACCAGCTGCTACTAGCTTCAGGCCGTGCTCATGTGCTCTGGACCACAGACATTTATGGGCGCCTGGCTGCAGACTACTTCAGCCTATGA
- the LRRC14 gene encoding leucine-rich repeat-containing protein 14 isoform X2, translated as MLGFLTTSDGGGCGQVVAWGLSSLLKGPSLQVASCLAQRHAHACVPEHAAGAPVPASGLPGPAPAASRALPPAVQGGLHGQEDCCASRAGAHMALPAAQLPAAVAGMCPLQSGLAAGAPQHREHAGCDPGADSPAPHPGDRGWHTASLQPTRAPRKHALRVLDMTGLLDDGVEQDPGTMSMWDCTAAVARTCIAQQQGGTTEPGLAPVPVEVRVDLRVNRASYAFLREALRSSVGSPLRLCCRDLRAEDLPMRNTVALLQLLDAGCLRRVDLRFNNLGLRGLSVIIPHVARFQHLASLRLHYVHGDSRQPSVDGEDNFRYFLAQMGRFTCLRELSMGSSLLSGRLDQLLSTLQSPLESLELAFCALLPEDLRFLAQSPHAVRLKKLDLSGNDLSGSQLEPFQGLLQAAAATLLHLELTECQLADTQLLATLPVLTRCTSLRYLGLYGNPLSMAGLKELLRDSVVQAELRTVVHPFPVDCYEGLPWPPPASVLLEASINEEKFARVEAELHQLLLASGRAHVLWTTDIYGRLAADYFSL; from the exons ATGCTGGGCTTTCTCACCACCAGTGATGGAGGAGGCTGTGGCCAGGTGGTGGCCTGGGGTCTGTCCTCCCTGCTGAAGGGCCCTTCCCTGCAGGTGGCTTCCTGCCTGGCCCAGCGCCATGCACACGCTTGTGTTCCTGAGCACGCGGCAGGTGCTCCAGTGCCAGCCAGCGGCctgccaggccctgcccctgctgcctcGAGAGCTCTTCCCCCTGCTGTTCAAGGTGGCCTTCATGGACAAGAAGACTGTTGTGCTTCGCGAGCTGGTGCACACATGGCCCTTCCCGCTGCTCAGCTTCCAGCAGCTGTTGCAGGAATGTGCCCACTGCAGTCGGGCCTTGCTGCAGGAGCGCCCCAGCACAGAGAGCAtgcaggctgtgatcctggggctGACAGCCCGGCTCCACACCCCGGAGACCGAGGCTGGCACACAGCCTCTCTGCAG CCTACCCGTGCTCCCAGGAAGCATGCCCTGCGGGTGCTGGACATGACAGGCCTTCTGGACGACGGCGTGGAGCAGGACCCCGGCACCATGAGCATGTGGGACTGCACGGCGGCAGTGGCCCGCACCTGTATAGCACAGCAGCAAGGCGGGACTACGGAGCCTGGGCTGGCCCCTGTTCCTGTGGAGGTTCGTGTGGACCTGCGGGTGAACCGAGCCTCTTACGCATTCTTGCGGGAAGCACTCCGCAGCAGCGTAGGCAGTCCCCTGCGGCTCTGCTGCCGGGATCTGCGGGCCGAGGACCTGCCCATGCGCAACACTGTGGCTTTGCTGCAGCTGCTGGACGCAGGCTGCTTGCGCCGTGTGGACCTGCGCTTTAACAACTTGGGTCTACGTGGCTTGTCTGTTATCATCCCACATGTGGCCCGCTTCCAGCACCTGGCCAGCCTGCGGCTGCACTATGTGCACGGGGACTCCAGGCAGCCCTCTGTGGATGGTGAGGACAACTTCCGTTACTTCCTGGCCCAGATGGGCCGCTTCACTTGTCTGCGGGAGCTCAGCATGGGCTCCTCTCTCCTCTCGGGTCGGTTGGACCAGCTGCTCAG TACCCTGCAGAGCCCCCTGGAGAGCCTGGAGCTGGCCttctgtgccctgctgcctgaGGATCTGCGCTTTCTGGCCCAGAGCCCCCACGCTGTCCGTCTCAAGAAGTTGGACCTCAGTGGCAATGACCTGTCTGGCAGCCAACTAGAGCCCTTCCAGGGTCTACTGCAGGCGGCAGCAGCCACACTGTTGCACCTCGAGCTAACTGAGTGCCAGCTCGCGGATACCCAGCTGCTGGCCACACTCCCCGTGCTGACGCGCTGCACCAGCCTCCGCTACCTCGGCCTCTATGGCAACCCGCTGTCCATGGCGGGCCTCAAGGAGCTCCTACGAGATTCAGTGGTGCAGGCTGAGCTACGCACGGTGGTGCACCCCTTCCCCGTGGACTGTTATGAGGGCCTGCCCTGGCCACCGCCTGCTTCTGTTCTGCTGGAGGCTTCCATCAATGAGGAGAAGTTTGCTCGTGTGGAGGCCGAGTTGCACCAGCTGCTACTAGCTTCAGGCCGTGCTCATGTGCTCTGGACCACAGACATTTATGGGCGCCTGGCTGCAGACTACTTCAGCCTATGA
- the LRRC14 gene encoding leucine-rich repeat-containing protein 14 isoform X3, with the protein MHTLVFLSTRQVLQCQPAACQALPLLPRELFPLLFKVAFMDKKTVVLRELVHTWPFPLLSFQQLLQECAHCSRALLQERPSTESMQAVILGLTARLHTPETEAGTQPLCRKHALRVLDMTGLLDDGVEQDPGTMSMWDCTAAVARTCIAQQQGGTTEPGLAPVPVEVRVDLRVNRASYAFLREALRSSVGSPLRLCCRDLRAEDLPMRNTVALLQLLDAGCLRRVDLRFNNLGLRGLSVIIPHVARFQHLASLRLHYVHGDSRQPSVDGEDNFRYFLAQMGRFTCLRELSMGSSLLSGRLDQLLSTLQSPLESLELAFCALLPEDLRFLAQSPHAVRLKKLDLSGNDLSGSQLEPFQGLLQAAAATLLHLELTECQLADTQLLATLPVLTRCTSLRYLGLYGNPLSMAGLKELLRDSVVQAELRTVVHPFPVDCYEGLPWPPPASVLLEASINEEKFARVEAELHQLLLASGRAHVLWTTDIYGRLAADYFSL; encoded by the exons ATGCACACGCTTGTGTTCCTGAGCACGCGGCAGGTGCTCCAGTGCCAGCCAGCGGCctgccaggccctgcccctgctgcctcGAGAGCTCTTCCCCCTGCTGTTCAAGGTGGCCTTCATGGACAAGAAGACTGTTGTGCTTCGCGAGCTGGTGCACACATGGCCCTTCCCGCTGCTCAGCTTCCAGCAGCTGTTGCAGGAATGTGCCCACTGCAGTCGGGCCTTGCTGCAGGAGCGCCCCAGCACAGAGAGCAtgcaggctgtgatcctggggctGACAGCCCGGCTCCACACCCCGGAGACCGAGGCTGGCACACAGCCTCTCTGCAG GAAGCATGCCCTGCGGGTGCTGGACATGACAGGCCTTCTGGACGACGGCGTGGAGCAGGACCCCGGCACCATGAGCATGTGGGACTGCACGGCGGCAGTGGCCCGCACCTGTATAGCACAGCAGCAAGGCGGGACTACGGAGCCTGGGCTGGCCCCTGTTCCTGTGGAGGTTCGTGTGGACCTGCGGGTGAACCGAGCCTCTTACGCATTCTTGCGGGAAGCACTCCGCAGCAGCGTAGGCAGTCCCCTGCGGCTCTGCTGCCGGGATCTGCGGGCCGAGGACCTGCCCATGCGCAACACTGTGGCTTTGCTGCAGCTGCTGGACGCAGGCTGCTTGCGCCGTGTGGACCTGCGCTTTAACAACTTGGGTCTACGTGGCTTGTCTGTTATCATCCCACATGTGGCCCGCTTCCAGCACCTGGCCAGCCTGCGGCTGCACTATGTGCACGGGGACTCCAGGCAGCCCTCTGTGGATGGTGAGGACAACTTCCGTTACTTCCTGGCCCAGATGGGCCGCTTCACTTGTCTGCGGGAGCTCAGCATGGGCTCCTCTCTCCTCTCGGGTCGGTTGGACCAGCTGCTCAG TACCCTGCAGAGCCCCCTGGAGAGCCTGGAGCTGGCCttctgtgccctgctgcctgaGGATCTGCGCTTTCTGGCCCAGAGCCCCCACGCTGTCCGTCTCAAGAAGTTGGACCTCAGTGGCAATGACCTGTCTGGCAGCCAACTAGAGCCCTTCCAGGGTCTACTGCAGGCGGCAGCAGCCACACTGTTGCACCTCGAGCTAACTGAGTGCCAGCTCGCGGATACCCAGCTGCTGGCCACACTCCCCGTGCTGACGCGCTGCACCAGCCTCCGCTACCTCGGCCTCTATGGCAACCCGCTGTCCATGGCGGGCCTCAAGGAGCTCCTACGAGATTCAGTGGTGCAGGCTGAGCTACGCACGGTGGTGCACCCCTTCCCCGTGGACTGTTATGAGGGCCTGCCCTGGCCACCGCCTGCTTCTGTTCTGCTGGAGGCTTCCATCAATGAGGAGAAGTTTGCTCGTGTGGAGGCCGAGTTGCACCAGCTGCTACTAGCTTCAGGCCGTGCTCATGTGCTCTGGACCACAGACATTTATGGGCGCCTGGCTGCAGACTACTTCAGCCTATGA
- the LRRC14 gene encoding leucine-rich repeat-containing protein 14 isoform X4, translated as MALPAAQLPAAVAGMCPLQSGLAAGAPQHREHAGCDPGADSPAPHPGDRGWHTASLQPTRAPRKHALRVLDMTGLLDDGVEQDPGTMSMWDCTAAVARTCIAQQQGGTTEPGLAPVPVEVRVDLRVNRASYAFLREALRSSVGSPLRLCCRDLRAEDLPMRNTVALLQLLDAGCLRRVDLRFNNLGLRGLSVIIPHVARFQHLASLRLHYVHGDSRQPSVDGEDNFRYFLAQMGRFTCLRELSMGSSLLSGRLDQLLSTLQSPLESLELAFCALLPEDLRFLAQSPHAVRLKKLDLSGNDLSGSQLEPFQGLLQAAAATLLHLELTECQLADTQLLATLPVLTRCTSLRYLGLYGNPLSMAGLKELLRDSVVQAELRTVVHPFPVDCYEGLPWPPPASVLLEASINEEKFARVEAELHQLLLASGRAHVLWTTDIYGRLAADYFSL; from the exons ATGGCCCTTCCCGCTGCTCAGCTTCCAGCAGCTGTTGCAGGAATGTGCCCACTGCAGTCGGGCCTTGCTGCAGGAGCGCCCCAGCACAGAGAGCAtgcaggctgtgatcctggggctGACAGCCCGGCTCCACACCCCGGAGACCGAGGCTGGCACACAGCCTCTCTGCAG CCTACCCGTGCTCCCAGGAAGCATGCCCTGCGGGTGCTGGACATGACAGGCCTTCTGGACGACGGCGTGGAGCAGGACCCCGGCACCATGAGCATGTGGGACTGCACGGCGGCAGTGGCCCGCACCTGTATAGCACAGCAGCAAGGCGGGACTACGGAGCCTGGGCTGGCCCCTGTTCCTGTGGAGGTTCGTGTGGACCTGCGGGTGAACCGAGCCTCTTACGCATTCTTGCGGGAAGCACTCCGCAGCAGCGTAGGCAGTCCCCTGCGGCTCTGCTGCCGGGATCTGCGGGCCGAGGACCTGCCCATGCGCAACACTGTGGCTTTGCTGCAGCTGCTGGACGCAGGCTGCTTGCGCCGTGTGGACCTGCGCTTTAACAACTTGGGTCTACGTGGCTTGTCTGTTATCATCCCACATGTGGCCCGCTTCCAGCACCTGGCCAGCCTGCGGCTGCACTATGTGCACGGGGACTCCAGGCAGCCCTCTGTGGATGGTGAGGACAACTTCCGTTACTTCCTGGCCCAGATGGGCCGCTTCACTTGTCTGCGGGAGCTCAGCATGGGCTCCTCTCTCCTCTCGGGTCGGTTGGACCAGCTGCTCAG TACCCTGCAGAGCCCCCTGGAGAGCCTGGAGCTGGCCttctgtgccctgctgcctgaGGATCTGCGCTTTCTGGCCCAGAGCCCCCACGCTGTCCGTCTCAAGAAGTTGGACCTCAGTGGCAATGACCTGTCTGGCAGCCAACTAGAGCCCTTCCAGGGTCTACTGCAGGCGGCAGCAGCCACACTGTTGCACCTCGAGCTAACTGAGTGCCAGCTCGCGGATACCCAGCTGCTGGCCACACTCCCCGTGCTGACGCGCTGCACCAGCCTCCGCTACCTCGGCCTCTATGGCAACCCGCTGTCCATGGCGGGCCTCAAGGAGCTCCTACGAGATTCAGTGGTGCAGGCTGAGCTACGCACGGTGGTGCACCCCTTCCCCGTGGACTGTTATGAGGGCCTGCCCTGGCCACCGCCTGCTTCTGTTCTGCTGGAGGCTTCCATCAATGAGGAGAAGTTTGCTCGTGTGGAGGCCGAGTTGCACCAGCTGCTACTAGCTTCAGGCCGTGCTCATGTGCTCTGGACCACAGACATTTATGGGCGCCTGGCTGCAGACTACTTCAGCCTATGA